From a region of the Armatimonadota bacterium genome:
- the rpmG gene encoding 50S ribosomal protein L33 yields MPRDVITLACSVCKRRNYVTTKNKKNDPDRLELRKYCRWCRKHTPHKETR; encoded by the coding sequence ATGCCGAGGGATGTGATCACGCTGGCGTGTTCCGTGTGCAAGCGGCGGAACTACGTCACGACCAAGAACAAGAAGAATGATCCGGACCGCCTGGAGCTGAGAAAGTACTGCCGGTGGTGCCGGAAGCACACGCCGCACAAGGAGACCCGCTGA